In Pygocentrus nattereri isolate fPygNat1 chromosome 3, fPygNat1.pri, whole genome shotgun sequence, the DNA window tcaacttttttttttgcccccaTTGATATAAAAGGTATCACTTCATGTTACCTTAttatactgcactgcactgacctcatatttacatttttattgcataATTTCCATTGATGTGAAATCTGCCCATCACATAATGGTCTGAACTACCTTGCAAAAAATGTTGAAAGTACCTAAATTGCAAAGTATCAATATTGCAGTTTTGCTGAACTGGAAATCTGTAGTTTAGGGCATACATATAAccaatattaataatgattttatccTGGGCAGGCTTGTGGTGTAACAAGTCCAGTTTCTCCAACTACATTGTGGCCATGATCCAAAAATACACATATAgaaatttctgtttgttttctgtacaCAAATGTGAtcaattttgatcatttttattatgtattttcatGGCACCTTGTTTTCTGTGGGGCCCTTCTTGAAcatgtcagtgttttgtttttatctcataaccatgtttattctttttttgcagtttacTAGATGTGTGCTTTCCTctgtaaaatgttcttttgttaATAAGaatatttgtaatgtttttgttttgttgaagaAAAGGTTGCGTTACAGATGTAAGGCATAGTCTCTTGACTAAGGAAAAATTCCAGGTGGtgtatattatcattattattatgacaaaCAGTTCATATCTCTAATCTGGTTtcatagcattttattttattttcatttgtgtgGGAATTTTCTAGGAAATGGCCATGGAATTTTCTTTGGGAAAAACTGCTTTTAGAAATAAGAACTCACATGCAAATATTTCATCTGATTTGTTAGAACCTCTTAATGCTTCTGAACATAGAACTTCACCTCACTGCAGCTTTAATGTGAATTGCCTCTCACACTGCTTGGACATTTTGGAGTACCAATACTGATGTTAACTTTGAGTGTCAGTGTATTCAGTgctttacatgcacaaaaagacATGCATGCACCATATGCCTGTGTGTTTATGATTTAAGAAGACTGCACATGATTTTAGGTTTACTCTTGATGAATTAACAGaattaaaagaaaagagacaagtgatgaggtgtggaaaagtgtcacAAACTAATGAAATTAAACAGGTTCTGAAAGGTGGGTgaagaaatgaacattttttgccTGAATCTGAAATAAAGTTTTACATTGACATGATTTAGTCTcatttgttaatgtgttaacATGCGTAGCGCTAGTGTCTATTGTACATGTGCGAGGTCCTTTGACTGACCTCGATGGCTGAATTGTCTGCTTAAGGGGCTGTATTTCTTAGTGTTTACAATACGATTTGGGATAAATTTCCTTTGTAGGATCAGTGAAGTACATAAGATTTAGGaggattttatatttatattgtttatcatACATGCTAAACATTTTACAAACAAATGTATACAGATGTTCaagcacattttcttctttagcCTGAACACATATAAAGAATGTGAAAGTTTGTCAAACATTATACAAGACATTCTTCAAATTCTGTTTAGttttccattttctaagccacttctccgtcagggtcatgggggggtgccggagcctatcctagcagtcttGGACAGGTCAGAAAAGCAATATCATGatgtataatatgtaatatgatgtattttgaatatgttttgaaatactatgatattatatttttaaaagtgatatGAAAACTTAATATACTTGGTGTACCAAACCTCTGAACTAATATTAGCATACTTGTAGAATATATTTGCTCAGAGAATAGCTTGGAAACTATTTTCCTTCTTTGATTTTAAGAGGTTGTGTACATTCACaatccactttattagagacacgtaccttgtgcttccactcaagGAAACGCCTACCTCATGCTAAGTTATAAGTTCACTGTATAGAAGGACACAGACAAGCTCAGACTGTTGTCTACACAATTTGTTAGTGACCTTCTAACCCATTTCTCATGGTCAGGCTGTTCGGTGTTGGGTTGAGAGTGGTCCACTATgcaaaatatccagtcaaatgcagccagaaactgaccattgatgagcTAGATGGCTATTCATCAAGAGATGGGCTTCAATCTCTAACTAGAACCGCAAGGTGCACCTACAGGtaattgtttctaataaaatggacagagtgtTTATTCAAAGTAGTCCTTAGCATATTTACCATGGAAATATTTTATACGCATATGATCTATGGGGAGACACACAGATATAATAAtaagtagaaaagaaaaaagacataaaaatgttcaaagGATCAGATTATGAGGGATATCAAACATATGCAGTGTTAACACCTCTCCATCCAGTAGAGTCTGTCTTGTAGGCCAAGGACTTTGTTGACAACTGCTTCCTCTCCAAACCACTGAGACACAAAATTAACAATCTTTGCTTGTTTTAGCTTCAGAGGGAGAGACTGGTTAAATTCTTATCTTCTGTCTCACTGGTAAGCAAttactttaataatgttttgcAGAAATAGAATGCTTTTAGTAGAAGTGGTGAATTGCAGTCAGTTGTATCAAAATCAGCTCTGAGTCTGCAGACTCATGTCTCCATTTTAAGACTGCggttgtgcactaaaatttcgTTTTACAAAAATTACTATTTTTCATGAagttaaaataacaaatgtaCTATTCTTAAACAGTTTTAACATAAAAAGCATAATCAAAGACAACCCAAGCTCCTGGTTGATGTTGGTCTGAGGTCAGCATGCTATGGGTAGCTGATTCATCTGAGAACTTTAATGCACCCTTGCATGTTCTTCTACAGCAGTATTTCTCAGCCTTGCTCCTGCAGTCGCAGCGCATATTCCAGGATATTGGAGAAGCAGAATCTGAACACTGCTCTGAAGCTCTGAAGGGAAGGACGCTGCTGATATGGATGGAAACCagagtgtgagtgtatgtaacTGCCAATAGAGGGCGCGACAGTCAAAGGTTTCACCACCCCGCATATATGTGCTTGAAAGGTAAACAAATTACAGTAAACATTTACGAAAAGGAAAGTGCACCCATGAGCAGGCTGTTCCAAGTAGCTCCACATAGTACAATAtccaaatataaacacaaagccCATCTGTAGCTGTTTCTTTATTTGACTTCATTGGAAGGAAAATACAGtccattttatgtttattcccTAATATTAATGTACATTGCACATGAGATTTATTTGTTTCTGCGTGTGTTTAGGGCTTGTTTTCCTTGAACAGCTGAGAAGTAGCATCATGCATGCACAGCCTACTTGAATTTTGAGGACACGGTCGTGTTATGCTGGGTTTGTGCGTCCACGTCCACGCGGTTATTTACGTGTACAGAGAGGCTTTCAGACCGCACGTAGTCCTGAGAACAAGTGTTCCAGTTTGAGCCTGCTCGCGATGTGCGAGACGCTGCTTACGTGCGTAGCTCAGGGAGGAAGGACAGTCATCCCAAGACCCTCCCCCACGCTATATATCGGCCTAGTCCCTCCGACACTTCCGCTTTGGTTTTTCTGAAAGACTAGGTTACGCTGGGTTCTTTAGTAGGAAAATAACAAAACCGTGGTAAGTTTAGAAATGTAGCTGTCTAACCACAGCGGATTTGTTAACGCGTCGTCGGTTCGATTGGTAAGGTTAGCATAAAGCAGAATTTTCGTCAAGATGATGATGAGTCCCAAGGAGATGTATTTTGATAAGAAgactgtttttccttctttgctGGCGAAGCGACCTTTTACTCTGGGTATATCCTCTCAAACCCGGGCGCCCAGGATCGCAGCTGTTACAGACGGTTCTCTACCAACGTCCCCCGCGTCGGATTGTGAGGAGTTGGACTCAGACCAATTCAAGGAATCTGAAACTTTGGACAGAGACACTTCAGAAATAGTCATTGACTTTTTGCAAAACTTCACCGGGCTGTCTCGGTCCTGTGGTCGGCACCGTGGGGTTGTACAGACAATAAGGAGGGTGGTGGACGGCCTGGTGGTGAAGCATGAGCTCGTCTACAAAGGTAACTACTGTTTAAAGATCAACGAGCAATTCTGGTTTCTAAGGCCTCACGCTGCCTAACTGGAAATACCAGGAAGTGCAGCAGCTTGTGTCTGTGCGCGTATGTGCTTAATGTATGTTTACATTGTCTTTACATGGTGTATTTTTTTATGAATAGAAAATTTTATTGTGTGtctatttacatatatgtatgtaaagtaataaataattaaataaattgtgtatgtatatgtgtgtgtgtgtgtgtgtgtgtgtgtgtgtaaaaatttgttttaaaaaatacatatacaaatTATTGCTTGTTCTGCTACCACTCAGGTATGTTTACTAGGCTGGGTATGGAAGACAGAGGAGATGACATGCATATAATTAGGACAGTGGCTAAGGAGCTCTTCAGCGATGGCATCACCAACTGGGGTCGAATCGCCAGCCTGCTGGCCTTTGGTGCAGTGGTGTGCCAGCACCAGAACCAAATGGGCCGAGGTCACTGCGTGAGTCTTGTGGGCCAAGAGATTTCCTCATATCTTCTTTCAGACCAAAAAGACTGGCtactgaaaaataaagcatGGGTAAGTTTTTCTGGCATTCTGCATATCCTTTGGAAAAGATTTGTTTGATTGCTCTGCTTCTGCATCAAAAGGGGCGGGAAAATGCAGTGGGCACACCTTGTGCACACAATACAGGGTTAGGCATTTCTGTGGACGTAGTCACACTGACTCAGTGTGACCTTCCTGTGCTTCCtgtttggaattttttttatttattaaaatgccATATGAGCAGGCTGTTGTTGACTTGCCTTTTCCCCTCTCATTCAGGATGGCTTTGTGGAGTTTTTTCATGTCCCGGATCCCGAGTCAAAAATGAGGAATGCATTAATGGCCTTGGTTACTGCAGCAGGTGTTGGAGCAGGACTTGTTTTATTGTCAAGATAAGTTCAGTGGACCTTGTGAAAGAACTGTggacctttttctttctttttttttttttttggtcttccTTAATCAGAGAAGGATGAGAAGACTGGGGCTATCAAGAGGACACTTccaaaagcaaaaatatttttcGTTACATAAGTGGCTTAGGCTCTTGTCATACGTTTTATGAGAATacagaatttatttttatattaaagtctttattagaaacactcctTAATCACAAAGCCCACTTGCTGTATCTCATTCTGACTTTAATGTGGAATATTTGCATTGCTCTAATATGCAATATTTGCAAACTCTAATATGTACAAATCACCATCTTTGTTGGAAAACTTGTTTGTATATAAGCTGATGACTAGCTTGCATTTCAGATGAAGCTCAAGATGTGTACCACCTAATTTCTGTCCCTCCAGTCTACCAAAAGGAGCTGAGAAATAAGTACAAGGAGATTACGTGTATCTTAAattatttctgttcatttaactcatttaacatttaaaagtaGATAAATAATATAACTGTTTTAGAATTTTCACTTTGGTGCTCTTATTTCTTTCTAATTGAGTTTGTGATCGTATGTAATATTCTCCAAATTGACATGTTTTCACCCATATAAAATAATGGATATGTAG includes these proteins:
- the mcl1b gene encoding induced myeloid leukemia cell differentiation protein Mcl-1b, with translation MMMSPKEMYFDKKTVFPSLLAKRPFTLGISSQTRAPRIAAVTDGSLPTSPASDCEELDSDQFKESETLDRDTSEIVIDFLQNFTGLSRSCGRHRGVVQTIRRVVDGLVVKHELVYKGMFTRLGMEDRGDDMHIIRTVAKELFSDGITNWGRIASLLAFGAVVCQHQNQMGRGHCVSLVGQEISSYLLSDQKDWLLKNKAWDGFVEFFHVPDPESKMRNALMALVTAAGVGAGLVLLSR